The Solibacillus sp. FSL R7-0668 genome includes the window ATCGGTTTTGCATTAGGTGTATTAAATGGTTTATCAAAAAAGTCATATATTTATTTAGATACAACAATTCAAATGATTCGAAATATCCCTCACTTAGCCCTCATTCCACTTGTAATTGTTTGGATTGGTATTGGAGAGGATGCAAAAATCTTTTTAGTCGTTTTAGGTGTATTATTCCCGATTTATGTGAATACATTCCACGGCATTCGTAATGTGGATCCGAACTTAGTTGAAATGGGCCGTATGTACAATTTAAAGGGCTGGCGTTTATTTAAGGATGTGCTACTACCAGGTGCGTTGCCATCGATTTTTGTCGGACTACGCTACGCATTAGGCGTTATGTGGTTAACATTAATTATTGCTGAAACGATTCCTACAAATGAAGGCTTAGGTTATTTAGCGACGAATGCGCGTGAGTTCATGCAAACGGATGTCATTATTTTGAGTATTGTCATCTATGCATTACTTGGAAAAGTAGCGGATTTAATTGCACAGATTGGTGAAAATCGCGCATTAAAATGGAATGCGAGCTACACGAAATAAGGGAGGGTTGCTGAGTGAAACATGAAGCCATTCAAATCGATATTAACCATTTAAAAAAATCATTCGGTTCGAAAAAAATTTTACATGATATTTCCATTACCTTTGAAAAAGGCGAATTCATAGCGATTATTGGGAAAAGTGGTAGTGGTAAAAGTACACTGCTGCGCCTTATCGCAAGTTTAGAGAAAATTACAGAAGGCGAATTATTATTTGACGGTGTGTCAGCAAATAAATCCGATGCTAATGTCAAAATGATGTATCAGGATTCGCGTTTATTACCATGGAAAAAAGTCATCGATAATGTGGGTTTAGGATTAACGGGCGATTGGACGGCTAAGGCTGAAGAAGCATTAAATAAAGTAGGTCTTCTACATTTAAAGGATGAATGGCCATCTACGTTATCAGGTGGGCAAAAGCAGCGTGTTGCCTTAGCACGTGCATTAATCCATGAGCCATCATTATTAATGCTAGATGAGCCATTAAGTGCGCTCGATGCGCTAACACGTATTGAAATGCAAAATTTAATTGAAATGATTTTTCAAAAAAATAATTTTACAGCACTGCTTGTTACGCATGATGTAGGGGAAGCCGTTCGATTGGCGGATCGCATTATTTTAATTGAGGATGGGCATATTGCTTATGATGAAAAAGTAAGTGCTCCGCGTCCGCGTAAATTAACCAACCCAGTACTAATTGAATTAGAGGAGAAAATTTTAAATCGCTTAATGCACGGGGAGGAAGAGGCTGTAGAGCAAGCAAAACAGCAAGATTTGCAGATAGCCATAAATCATTAATGAGAAGGATGTACTTCGTTTGTTGAGGTGCATCCTTTTTGCATAGGGATTTTATTTTTATTGACCAGGTGCATAAGTTATTAGGATATTACCAAAAAACACAAAACCCTACGTTTCTACTCAC containing:
- a CDS encoding ABC transporter permease subunit; translation: MKFDVRPWVIPALLVVVWEVIVRLEIISASLFPSPLTIVETGWNLLVNGDLLSHIGVSLGRALTGMVIGGAIGFALGVLNGLSKKSYIYLDTTIQMIRNIPHLALIPLVIVWIGIGEDAKIFLVVLGVLFPIYVNTFHGIRNVDPNLVEMGRMYNLKGWRLFKDVLLPGALPSIFVGLRYALGVMWLTLIIAETIPTNEGLGYLATNAREFMQTDVIILSIVIYALLGKVADLIAQIGENRALKWNASYTK
- a CDS encoding ATP-binding cassette domain-containing protein, coding for MKHEAIQIDINHLKKSFGSKKILHDISITFEKGEFIAIIGKSGSGKSTLLRLIASLEKITEGELLFDGVSANKSDANVKMMYQDSRLLPWKKVIDNVGLGLTGDWTAKAEEALNKVGLLHLKDEWPSTLSGGQKQRVALARALIHEPSLLMLDEPLSALDALTRIEMQNLIEMIFQKNNFTALLVTHDVGEAVRLADRIILIEDGHIAYDEKVSAPRPRKLTNPVLIELEEKILNRLMHGEEEAVEQAKQQDLQIAINH